One genomic region from Jiangella sp. DSM 45060 encodes:
- a CDS encoding histidine triad nucleotide-binding protein: protein MTRDADCLFCKIAGGEIPAEVVHETERTLAFRDIAPQAPTHVLVVPREHHPNVASLAAAAPDTLAELVRTAADVAAGAGIEAYRLVFNTGEQAGQSVFHVHAHVLGGRAMTWPPG, encoded by the coding sequence GTGACCCGAGACGCCGACTGCCTGTTCTGCAAGATCGCCGGTGGCGAGATCCCGGCCGAGGTCGTCCACGAGACCGAGCGCACCCTCGCGTTCCGCGACATCGCGCCGCAGGCGCCCACACACGTGCTGGTGGTGCCGCGCGAGCACCACCCGAACGTCGCGTCGCTCGCGGCCGCCGCGCCGGACACCCTGGCCGAACTGGTCCGGACGGCCGCCGACGTCGCCGCGGGGGCGGGAATCGAGGCGTACCGGCTGGTGTTCAACACGGGGGAGCAGGCCGGTCAGTCGGTGTTCCACGTGCACGCGCACGTGCTCGGCGGACGCGCCATGACGTGGCCGCCCGGCTGA
- a CDS encoding LCP family protein encodes MSNPPGDPQPDPSLETEPAEPAEPPRKRRRNRKVLVIVLVTLLALLLAVAGGAFWFVNRLSSNIERIPDAFDIPETARPAELPGDSITFLLGGLDGEDKVDVYEPGAARTDTIMLAHFPEGRDRGYLVSIPRDTYIEIPGHGENKINAAYSFGGPSLFVQTIEELTGIRVDHLALIDWNGFQALTDELGGVTMTFDEETPLADGDEPIPAGTHTLTGEQALQYVRDRKDLPGGDFDRVKRQQNFLRALMNELISSGTLTDPGKVNGVAGAIGQAARVDEELSAFGMVDLALSMRNLRADDMTFLTVPTDGTGMAGSQSIVVYDEERAGQLWTALAEDDMDAFLAANPDLVTGDEVR; translated from the coding sequence ATGTCGAACCCGCCCGGCGACCCGCAGCCCGACCCGTCCCTCGAGACCGAGCCGGCCGAACCGGCCGAGCCGCCGCGCAAGCGCCGCCGCAACCGCAAGGTCCTGGTGATCGTGCTGGTGACGCTGCTGGCGTTGCTGCTCGCGGTGGCCGGCGGGGCGTTCTGGTTCGTGAACCGGCTGTCGTCGAACATCGAGCGCATCCCCGACGCGTTCGACATCCCGGAGACCGCGCGCCCGGCCGAGCTGCCCGGCGACAGCATCACGTTCCTGCTGGGCGGACTGGACGGCGAGGACAAGGTCGACGTGTACGAGCCCGGCGCCGCGCGCACCGACACCATCATGCTGGCGCACTTCCCGGAGGGCCGTGACCGCGGCTACCTGGTCTCCATCCCGCGCGACACCTACATCGAGATCCCCGGCCACGGCGAGAACAAGATCAACGCGGCCTACTCGTTCGGCGGCCCGTCGCTGTTCGTGCAGACCATCGAGGAGCTCACCGGCATCCGCGTCGACCACCTCGCGCTGATCGACTGGAACGGCTTCCAGGCGCTCACCGACGAGCTGGGCGGCGTCACCATGACGTTCGACGAGGAGACCCCGCTGGCCGACGGCGACGAGCCGATCCCGGCCGGCACCCACACGCTGACCGGCGAGCAGGCGCTGCAGTACGTCCGCGACCGCAAGGACCTTCCGGGCGGCGACTTCGACCGCGTCAAGCGGCAGCAGAACTTCCTCCGCGCGCTGATGAACGAGCTGATCTCGTCCGGCACGCTGACCGACCCCGGCAAGGTCAACGGCGTCGCCGGGGCCATCGGCCAGGCCGCGCGGGTCGACGAGGAGCTCAGCGCGTTCGGCATGGTCGACCTCGCACTGTCCATGCGCAACCTGCGCGCCGACGACATGACGTTCCTGACGGTGCCCACCGACGGCACCGGCATGGCGGGGTCGCAGAGCATCGTCGTGTACGACGAGGAACGCGCCGGCCAGCTGTGGACCGCTCTGGCAGAGGACGACATGGACGCCTTCCTCGCCGCCAACCCCGACCTCGTCACCGGCGACGAGGTCCGCTGA
- a CDS encoding SigE family RNA polymerase sigma factor: protein MQDRTGSEADDAITDLYAAHYVRLVRLATLLLGDEAVAEEVVQDAFVALHRRWRRLREPAAAVAYLRTSVVHGSRSVQRRRGVAARHPDEPPGHAPSAEHVAVGGAAADAVVEALRGLPQRQREALVLRYYGGLSESEIASAMKISNGAVKSHASRGLAGLREAMADWA, encoded by the coding sequence GTGCAAGACAGGACCGGGTCCGAGGCAGACGACGCCATCACGGACCTGTACGCGGCGCACTATGTCCGCCTCGTCCGGCTCGCCACGTTGCTGCTGGGCGACGAGGCGGTGGCCGAGGAGGTCGTGCAGGACGCGTTCGTGGCCCTGCACCGCCGCTGGCGCCGGCTGCGCGAGCCGGCCGCCGCGGTCGCGTACCTGCGCACGTCCGTGGTGCACGGCAGCCGCTCGGTCCAGCGCCGCCGCGGTGTGGCGGCCCGTCATCCGGACGAGCCGCCCGGTCACGCGCCCAGCGCCGAACACGTCGCCGTCGGTGGCGCCGCCGCCGACGCCGTCGTCGAGGCGCTGCGCGGGCTGCCCCAGCGGCAGCGCGAGGCGCTCGTCCTGCGCTACTACGGCGGTCTCTCCGAATCGGAGATCGCGAGCGCGATGAAGATCAGCAACGGCGCCGTCAAGAGCCACGCCTCTCGCGGGCTGGCCGGGCTGCGCGAGGCGATGGCGGACTGGGCGTGA
- a CDS encoding Gmad2 immunoglobulin-like domain-containing protein, with translation MSTPENWTPEEQKLHGALHRAAERVQPGPDGLARIRRRTAVVPMWRRPVVLGLAGATALAAAVIVGGVIALNDDDGDAPVASQTSTSPAPSQSETRTETVPPTSPPAETTPPAQSLTVPVYYVADTGDGLRLAREFHTVETSLSPIAAAVNEMLTAPPADPDYTSLWTSGLEVTSAEIADGAIVVDLSAPPTADEEADLAVQQLVYTATAAAANAQLDGSLPVRITVAGADPSEPVGRADPLEVRQLVQLNDPAEGATLPSPVTVTGEAAVFEATVLWELRRDGEVVDTGNTTAEECCTFSPFTFDLELEPGSYEIVVSESDPSGGEGRAPMSDSRTFVVE, from the coding sequence GTGAGCACGCCGGAGAACTGGACGCCGGAGGAGCAGAAGCTCCACGGCGCCCTGCACCGCGCCGCCGAGCGGGTGCAGCCGGGCCCCGACGGCCTGGCGCGGATCAGGAGGAGGACGGCGGTGGTTCCGATGTGGCGACGACCGGTGGTACTCGGGCTCGCGGGGGCGACGGCCCTGGCCGCGGCGGTGATCGTGGGCGGCGTCATCGCCCTGAACGACGACGACGGCGACGCCCCCGTCGCCTCGCAGACCTCCACGTCCCCGGCGCCCTCGCAGAGCGAGACGCGGACGGAGACGGTCCCGCCGACGTCGCCGCCCGCCGAGACGACGCCGCCGGCGCAGTCGCTGACGGTCCCTGTCTACTACGTGGCCGACACCGGCGACGGCCTGCGGCTCGCGCGCGAGTTCCACACCGTCGAGACGTCGCTGTCGCCCATCGCCGCCGCCGTGAACGAGATGCTGACGGCACCGCCGGCCGACCCCGACTACACGAGCCTGTGGACGTCCGGCCTCGAGGTGACGTCGGCCGAGATCGCCGACGGCGCCATCGTGGTCGACCTCAGTGCGCCGCCGACGGCCGACGAGGAGGCCGATCTCGCTGTTCAGCAGCTCGTCTACACGGCGACGGCGGCGGCCGCGAACGCCCAGCTGGACGGCTCGCTGCCGGTGCGCATCACGGTCGCCGGGGCGGATCCCAGCGAGCCGGTCGGCCGGGCCGACCCGCTGGAGGTGCGCCAGCTGGTGCAGCTCAACGACCCCGCCGAGGGCGCGACGCTGCCCAGCCCCGTCACCGTGACCGGCGAGGCCGCGGTGTTCGAGGCCACCGTGCTGTGGGAGCTGCGCCGCGACGGCGAGGTCGTCGACACCGGCAACACCACCGCCGAGGAGTGCTGCACGTTCTCACCGTTCACGTTCGACCTCGAACTCGAGCCGGGCAGCTACGAGATCGTCGTCAGCGAGAGCGACCCGTCCGGCGGCGAGGGGCGGGCGCCGATGAGCGACTCGCGCACGTTCGTCGTCGAGTAG